Within Bacteroidales bacterium, the genomic segment CCCCAGGCCCCAGGCCCAAAGCTCAAAATCCAAAATCCAAAATCTGGAATTTTGAATTATTATTCCATTACTCCATTATTCCATTACTCCAACACTCCAAATCAATTAACCAATTAACCAAAAACCCTCACCCATTTGAAAACACTCGTATTCGCAACACAGAACAAGCATAAAATTGAAGAAATCAACGCTGTGCTGCAAACCAACATGGTTCAGCAGCAAAACCCAATCTGGAATATTATCGGGCTGGCCGAAATCAATTGTTTTGAAGATATTCACGAAACCAGTGACACACTCGAAGGCAATGCCTTGCAAAAAGCGCTCTACGTCAAAAACAACTTCGGGCACGACTGCTTTGCCGATGATACTGGCCTTGAAGTTGATGCGCTTGATGGAAGGCCGGGGATTTATTCGGCTCGCTATGCAGGGTCGCACAGGAGTTTTGATGATAACATCAGCAAGATTCTCGAAGAGCTTAAAGATGAGAGAATAAGAAACGCCCGGTTTCGCACCGTTGTTGCCCTGGTGCTAGGTTCGGATCATTATTTTTTTGAGGGGAAGGTTGAAGGCCGCATTATTCATGAAAGGCATGGAAGCAGCGGCTTTGGATACGACCCTGTTTTCGTGCCTGACGGATTTGAAAAAACTTTCGCGGAAATGACATTGGATGAAAAGAATCAAATTAGCCATCGTGCGCTGGCTGTGAAAAAACTCATTAATTTTCTTAAGACTTATGATTCACACCGTTGATGT encodes:
- a CDS encoding non-canonical purine NTP diphosphatase, coding for MKTLVFATQNKHKIEEINAVLQTNMVQQQNPIWNIIGLAEINCFEDIHETSDTLEGNALQKALYVKNNFGHDCFADDTGLEVDALDGRPGIYSARYAGSHRSFDDNISKILEELKDERIRNARFRTVVALVLGSDHYFFEGKVEGRIIHERHGSSGFGYDPVFVPDGFEKTFAEMTLDEKNQISHRALAVKKLINFLKTYDSHR